A genomic region of Porticoccaceae bacterium LTM1 contains the following coding sequences:
- a CDS encoding TonB-dependent receptor has product MNNRTVRINRKPLVASVSLVLLGMASFGYAAEVDSRSLDIQIEMKHADTALMELADISGFQIIIPTDIGADSRLVELSGEYTFEEALEKMLKGSGLTYKFISDDSVVISLDEAKSDVPRDETVDELVVVGSRVVTRNRANTVSPTLVYDSGYFERFEPLTLNDMLKRVPGVYFDKLFNAPDVSRPLDNDDIETEGPKLRNLDAKYTQILVNGKSIAGIDFGSGPNTLLSTIPANDIKEIQVIRSPTADIDSVGIGMTLNVILKDGKSLSQEARDSWRVGASYVDGDINHVGGITVSGGGEEFFYSVGLTSQERSRVLTNKFMSGSVSKIDFGDIYNGEIISESITDITSRDQNLDRSLNANIGFYLNSYSTLTVSANLFKNDLSGFSVEETSSESRNELVLYGVPLDSTPVEDGYERISRFNQEVDAYSVGLSYDMDFDNLNWASSILYNKSDVTRDSYIQDGYVYGTNRENFRDGNSKVIQAKSELTYNFFESGKFKFGVDYNKNSNVNNYSADIIDFGYTTSVYDTSQTAERKTLFASYEWSINDYMSLLGGGRYSSIDLSSSSTDQYVNFSIFDLSGFVINPEIVSSDHPTKLDAEYSSFSPNLHFRWDFADGHMLRVSLAKTERRPNISEFDPTKDIKVETASFGTRVYARVGNRALKPEESLGFDLGYDWRFDGGILGVNLFRRFIDNAIVREDNIPFENFESANPMLAGEVGRLYAYLQNQAIINNVPLPLLNVSLPFNSDVEMKVHGAELDLSMPLNFISETAQLYFNATYSSQSRTGELSNRSGAVNLTYDHELESLGLSYGASVNWITKDSRETKFSSGGGSTSVSELDPNVEVFVEKVITDNVLVRLSVENLLDAEQTALSANYPSSNPSSFSFYRDSSSLTQSSRRVLLTFRGRF; this is encoded by the coding sequence GTGAATAACAGAACTGTGAGAATTAATAGGAAGCCATTGGTTGCTTCTGTGTCTTTGGTGTTACTTGGTATGGCATCATTTGGTTATGCCGCTGAAGTAGATAGCAGATCTCTGGATATACAGATAGAAATGAAGCATGCCGATACAGCCTTGATGGAACTGGCAGATATATCTGGATTTCAGATTATTATTCCCACTGATATTGGAGCAGACTCCCGGCTGGTAGAGCTTAGTGGTGAGTATACGTTTGAAGAAGCTCTGGAGAAAATGCTGAAAGGATCAGGGCTTACATACAAGTTTATTTCAGATGATTCAGTGGTGATCAGCCTGGACGAGGCCAAATCTGATGTCCCCCGGGATGAAACAGTTGATGAACTTGTCGTGGTTGGTAGCCGGGTTGTTACTCGGAATCGGGCTAATACGGTTTCACCTACCCTGGTTTATGATTCAGGTTACTTTGAACGATTTGAGCCTTTAACCTTAAATGACATGTTGAAGCGTGTTCCAGGGGTTTATTTTGATAAATTATTTAATGCTCCTGATGTGTCCCGTCCATTGGATAATGACGATATTGAAACAGAAGGGCCGAAATTAAGGAATCTTGACGCCAAGTACACTCAGATTCTGGTTAATGGAAAGAGTATTGCAGGTATCGATTTTGGTTCAGGACCAAATACATTACTTTCCACAATACCGGCAAATGATATTAAGGAAATCCAGGTTATTCGGAGTCCAACAGCTGATATTGATAGTGTTGGTATTGGTATGACGCTGAATGTGATACTTAAAGATGGAAAGAGTCTTTCGCAGGAAGCTAGGGATTCATGGAGGGTCGGAGCTTCTTATGTTGATGGTGATATTAATCATGTTGGGGGTATTACTGTTAGTGGTGGAGGTGAAGAATTCTTTTATTCGGTCGGATTAACAAGTCAAGAGCGTTCCAGGGTGTTGACTAATAAGTTTATGTCCGGTTCGGTCAGTAAAATTGATTTTGGTGATATTTATAATGGTGAAATAATTTCTGAATCTATAACGGATATTACATCCCGTGATCAAAATTTAGACAGGTCTTTAAATGCCAATATTGGTTTTTATTTAAATAGTTATTCCACATTAACTGTCTCGGCCAACCTTTTTAAAAATGATTTGTCAGGGTTCTCTGTAGAGGAGACTTCCAGTGAGAGTCGAAATGAGTTAGTGTTATATGGTGTTCCCTTGGATTCAACTCCTGTTGAAGATGGTTATGAAAGGATAAGTCGGTTTAATCAAGAAGTTGATGCTTATTCTGTAGGTCTTTCATACGATATGGATTTTGATAACCTAAATTGGGCTTCATCTATTTTGTATAACAAAAGTGATGTAACCAGAGATAGTTATATTCAAGATGGGTATGTATATGGAACCAACAGAGAAAATTTTCGGGATGGAAATTCCAAGGTTATCCAAGCAAAAAGTGAGCTGACTTATAATTTTTTTGAATCTGGAAAATTTAAGTTTGGTGTGGATTATAATAAAAATAGTAATGTTAATAATTATTCTGCTGATATTATTGATTTTGGTTATACAACAAGTGTTTACGATACCAGTCAAACTGCCGAAAGAAAAACTTTATTTGCCAGTTATGAGTGGAGTATAAATGATTATATGTCCTTGCTTGGTGGTGGGAGGTATAGCTCCATAGATTTATCTTCTTCGTCGACTGATCAATATGTTAATTTCAGCATTTTTGATTTAAGTGGATTTGTAATTAACCCTGAAATTGTATCTTCAGATCACCCAACAAAGTTGGATGCGGAATACAGTAGCTTTAGCCCGAACCTCCATTTTCGATGGGATTTTGCCGATGGTCACATGCTTAGAGTGTCATTGGCAAAAACCGAGCGTCGACCAAATATTAGCGAATTCGATCCAACGAAGGATATTAAAGTTGAAACGGCATCTTTTGGGACACGAGTATATGCTCGAGTAGGTAACCGGGCTTTGAAGCCAGAAGAGTCTCTTGGGTTTGATCTTGGTTATGACTGGAGGTTTGATGGCGGTATTTTGGGTGTGAATCTTTTTAGAAGATTTATCGATAATGCAATTGTTCGTGAAGATAATATACCCTTTGAAAATTTTGAATCTGCCAACCCAATGTTAGCTGGGGAAGTTGGTCGACTTTATGCTTATCTTCAAAATCAGGCCATCATCAATAATGTTCCATTGCCGCTGCTTAATGTGTCATTGCCATTTAATAGCGATGTTGAAATGAAGGTTCATGGTGCCGAGCTTGACTTGAGTATGCCATTGAACTTTATCAGTGAAACTGCACAGCTTTACTTTAATGCCACATACTCCAGTCAATCCAGAACGGGAGAGCTAAGTAATCGCTCTGGCGCTGTTAACTTGACATATGACCATGAATTGGAATCCCTTGGGTTAAGCTATGGTGCAAGTGTTAACTGGATAACAAAAGACTCACGAGAGACCAAGTTTAGCAGCGGAGGAGGGAGTACTTCGGTGTCAGAGCTGGATCCTAACGTTGAAGTGTTTGTAGAGAAAGTGATTACTGATAATGTTCTTGTAAGACTTTCGGTCGAAAACCTTTTGGATGCGGAACAAACTGCATTAAGTGCAAATTATCCAAGTTCAAATCCAAGCTCATTTTCTTTTTATCGTGATTCTTCCAGTCTTACCCAAAGTAGTCGAAGAGTATTGTTGACCTTTAGAGGTCGGTTCTAA